The Sorex araneus isolate mSorAra2 chromosome 5, mSorAra2.pri, whole genome shotgun sequence genome has a segment encoding these proteins:
- the ATP8B2 gene encoding phospholipid-transporting ATPase ID isoform X1 — translation MTVPKEMPEKWAWAPASWSRTKPSWGPEEERRARANDREYNEKFQYASNCIKTSKYNVLTFLPVNLFEQFQEVANTYFLFLLILQLIPQISSLSWFTTIVPLVLVLTITAVKDATDDYFRHKSDNQVNNRQSQVLINGILQQEQWMNVCVGDIIKLENNQFVAADLLLLSSSEPHGLCYIETAELDGETNTKVRQAIPVTSELGDLSKLAKFDGEVICEPPNNKLDKFSGTLYWKENKFPLSSQNLLLRGCVLRNTEWCFGLVVFAGPDTKLMQNSGRTKFKRTSIDRLMNTLVLWIFGFLVCMGVILAIGNAIWEHEVGARFQVYLPWDEAVDSAFFSGFLSFWSYIIILNTVVPISLYVSVEVIRLGHSYFINWDKKMFCMKKRTPAEARTTTLNEELGQVEYIFSDKTGTLTQNIMVFNKCSIHGRSYGDVFDVLGHKAELGERPEPVDFSFNPLADKKFLFWDPTLLEAVKMGDPHTHEFFRLLSLCHTVMSEEKSEGELYYKAQSPDEGALVTAARNFGFVFRSRTPKTITVHELGTAITYQLLAILDFNNIRKRMSVIVRNPEGKIRLYCKGADTILLDRLQPSSPDLLNTTSDHLNEYAGEGLRTLLLAYKDLDEEYYEEWAERRLQASLAQDCREDRLARVYEEVESDMVLLGATAIEDKLQQGVPETIALLTLANIKIWVLTGDKQETAVNIGYSCKMLTDDMAEVFVVSGHTVLEVRAELRKAREKMMDSSRPVGNGFSYQEQLSASKLTSVLEAVAGEYALVINGHSLAHALEADMELEFLETACACKAVICCRVTPLQKAQVVELVKKYKKAVTLAIGDGANDVSMIKTAHIGVGISGQEGIQAVLASDYSFSQFKFLQRLLLVHGRWSYLRMCKFLCYFFYKNFAFTMVHFWFGFFCGFSAQTVYDQYFITLYNIVYTSLPVLAMGVFDQDVPEQRSMEYPKLYEPGQLNLLFNKREFFICIAQGIYTSVLMFFIPYGVFAEATRDDGTQLADYQSFAVTVATSLVIVVSVQIGLDTGYWTAINHFFIWGSLAVYFAILFAMHSNGLFGMFPNQFRFVGNAQNTLAQPTVWLTIALTTAVCILPVVAFRFLRLSLKPDLSDTVRYTQLVRKKQKAQHRCLRRGGRGGSRRSGYAFSHQEGFGELIMSGKNMRLSSLALSSFTARSSSSWIESLRRKKSDSASSPGPGPGTGADRPLKA, via the exons ATGACGGTCCCCAAGGAGATGCCCGAGAAGTGGGCTTGGGCACCCGCTTCCTGGAGCCGAACAAAGCCGTCCTGGGGACCAG AAGAAGAAAGGCGGGCTCGGGCCAATGACCGGGAGTACAATGAGAAATTCCAGTACGCG AGTAACTGCATCAAGACCTCCAAGTACAATGTTCTCACCTTCCTGCCTGTCAACCTCTTCGAGCAGTTCCAGGAAGTCGCCAATACCTACTTCCTGTTCCTTCTCATTCTGCAG CTGATCCCCCAGATCTCGTCCCTGTCCTGGTTCACCACCATCGTGCCTTTGGTTCTTGTCCTCACCATCACAGCTGTTAAAGATGCCACCGATGACTAT TTCCGCCACAAGAGTGATAACCAGGTGAACAACCGCCAGTCCCAGGTGCTGATTAACGGCAT tcTGCAGCAGGAGCAGTGGATGAACGTCTGTGTCGGTGACATCATCAAGCTCGAGAATAACCAGTTTGTGGCG GCGGACCTCCTGCTCCTCTCCAGCAGCGAGCCCCACGGGCTGTGCTACATCGAGACCGCGGAGCTCGATGG AGAGACCAACACAAAAGTGCGCCAGGCAATCCCTGTCACCTCGGAGCTGGGGGACCTCAGTAAGCTCGCCAAGTTTGACG GTGAGGTGATCTGCGAACCCCCCAACAACAAGCTGGACAAGTTCAGCGGCACCCTGTACTGGAAGGAGAACAAGTTCCCGCTGAGCAGCCAGAACCTGCTGCTGCGGGGCTGCGTGCTGCGCAACACGGAGTGGTGCTTCGGGCTGGTGGTCTTTGCGG GCCCTGACACGAAGCTGATGCAAAACAGTGGCCGGACGAAGTTCAAGAGAACCAGTATCGATCGCCTCATGAATACATTGGTGCTCTGG ATTTTCGGGTTCCTTGTCTGCATGGGCGTGATCCTGGCCATCGGCAATGCTATCTGGGAGCACGAGGTGGGGGCGCGCTTCCAGGTGTACCTGCCCTGGGACGAGGCGGTGGACAGCGCCTTCTTCTCGGGCTTCCTCTCCTTCTGGTCGTACATCATCATCCTCAACACCGTGGTGCCCATATCGCTCTACGTCAG TGTGGAGGTCATCCGCCTGGGCCACAGCTACTTCATCAACTGGGACAAGAAGATGTTCTGCATGAAGAAGCGGACGCCGGCGGAGGCCCGCACCACCACCCTGAACGAGGAGCTGGGCCAGGTGGAGTACATCTTCTCGGACAAGACGGGCACGCTCACGCAGAACATCATGGTCTTCAACAAGTGCTCCATCCACGGCCGCAGCTACG GTGACGTGTTCGATGTCCTGGGGCACAAAGCTGAGCTGGGAGAG AGGCCTGAGCCCGTCGACTTCTCCTTCAACCCCCTGGCGGACAAGAAGTTCTTGTTCTGGGACCCCACGCTCCTAGAAGCGGTCAAGATGGGGGACCCCCACACGCACGAATTCTTCcggctcctgtctctgtgtcacACGGTGATGTCAGAGGAGAAGAGCGAGG GGGAACTGTACTACAAAGCCCAGTCCCCAGATGAGGGGGCGCTGGTCACCGCAGCCAGGAACTTCGGTTTTGTCTTCCGTTCTCGGACCCCCAAAACCATCACTGTGCACGAGCTGGGCACGGCCATCACTTACCAGCTGCTGGCCATCCTGGACTTCAACAATATCCGCAAGCGGATGTCTGTCATCG TGCGGAACCCGGAGGGGAAGATTCGTCTCTACTGCAAAGGGGCCGACACGATCCTGCTGGACAGGCTGCAGCCCTCCAGCCCCGACCTCCTCAACACCACTTCTGACCACCTGAAT GAGTACGCTGGGGAAGGGCTGAGGACGCTGCTGCTGGCCTACAAGGATCTGGACGAGGAGTACTACGAGGAGTGGGCCGAGCGCCGGCTCCAGGCCAGCCTGGCCCAGGACTGCCGCGAGGACAGGCTGGCCAGAGTGTACGAGGAGGTGGAGAGCGACATGGTG CTGCTGGGTGCCACGGCCATCGAGGACAAGCTCCAGCAGGGGGTCCCAGAGACCATCGCCCTCCTGACGCTGGCCAACATCAAGATCTGGGTGCTGACCGGGGACAAGCAAG AGACGGCCGTGAACATCGGCTACTCCTGCAAGATGCTGACGGACGACATGGCCGAGGTGTTCGTCGTCTCGGGCCACACCGTCCTGGAAGTGCGGGCTGAGCTCAG GAAGGCCCGGGAGAAGATGATGGACTCGTCCCGCCCTGTGGGCAATGGCTTCAGCTACCAGGAGCAGCTCTCCGCCTCCAAGCTCACGTCGGTCCTGGAGGCCGTGGCCGGGGAGTATGCCCTGGTCATCAACGGCCACAGCCTG GCGCACGCGCTGGAGGCCGACATGGAGCTGGAGTTCCTGGAGACGGCGTGTGCCTGCAAAGCCGTCATCTGCTGCCGGGTGACGCCCCTGCAGAAGGCGCAGGTGGTGGAGCTGGTGAAGAAGTACAAGAAGGCTGTGACGCTGGCCATCGGGGACGGCGCCAATGATGTCAGCATGATCAAGA CGGCCCACATTGGGGTGGGCATCAGCGGCCAGGAGGGGATCCAGGCCGTTCTGGCCTCCGACTACTCCTTCTCCCAGTTCAAGTTCCTGCAGCGCCTCCTGCTGGTGCACGGGCGCTGGTCCTACCTGCGCATGTGCAAGTTCCTCTGCTACTTCTTCTACAAGAACTTCGCCTTCACCATGGTCCACTTCTGGTTCGGCTTCTTCTGTGGCTTCTCAGCCCAG ACCGTCTACGATCAGTACTTCATCACCCTTTATAATATCGTCTAcacctccctccctgtcctggcTATGGGGGTCTTCGATCAG GATGTCCCGGAGCAGCGGAGCATGGAGTACCCGAAGCTCTACGAGCCGGGGCAGCTGAACCTGCTCTTCAACAAGCGCGAGTTCTTCATCTGCATCGCCCAGGGCATCTACACGTCGGTGCTCATGTTCTTTATCCCCTACGGCGTCTTTGCCGAGGCCACACGGGACGACGGCACCCAGCTGGCCGACTACCAGTCCTTTGCCGTCACAGTGGCCACGTCGCTGGTCATCGTGGTCAGCGTGCAG ATCGGGCTGGACACGGGCTACTGGACAGCCATCAACCACTTCTTCATCTGGGGCAGCCTCGCCGTCTACTTCGCCATCCTCTTCGCCATGCACAGCAACGGCCTCTTCGGCATGTTCCCCAACCAGTTCCGCTTTGTGG GTAACGCGCAGAACACGCTGGCGCAGCCCACCGTGTGGCTCACCATCGCGCTCACCACGGCCGTCTGCATCCTGCCCGTGGTCGCCTTTCGCTTCCTCCGGCTCAGCCTGAAGCCCGACCTCTCGGACACA GTCCGCTACACGCAGCTGGTCAGGAAGAAGCAGAAGGCCCAGCACCGCTGCCTGCGGAGGGGGGGCCGCGGCGGCTCCCGGCGCTCGGGCTACGCCTTCTCCCACCAGGAGGGCTTTGGGGAGCTCATCATGTCGGGCAAGAACATGCGCCTCAGCTCCCTGGCGCTCTCCAGCTTCACCGCccgctccagctccagctggaTCGAGAGCCTGCGGAGGAAGAAGAGCGACAGCGCCAGCTCcccagggccggggccgggcacGGGGGCCGACAGGCCCCTCAAGGCGTGA
- the AQP10 gene encoding aquaporin-10, which produces MAYTQLLAQIKGWLRIHNLLARQCLAEFLGVFVLLLITQGAVAQAVTSEETKGNFFTMFLAGALAVVVAIYVGGNVSGAHLNPAFSLAMCLLGRMPWAKLPIYCFVQLLSAFCASGATYALYYDALQNYTGGNLTVTGPKETASIFATYPAPYLSLNNGFLDQVLGTWMLIVGILAILDTRNKGVPAGLEPVVVGLLILAIGLSMGVNCGFPLNPARDLGPRLFTYVAGWGPEVFSAGNGWWWVPVVAPLVGATLGTATYQLLVAVHHPEDSAPNPDVEFVERKGSGLKTPALT; this is translated from the exons ATGGCTTACACTCAGCTCCTAGCCCAAATCAAGGGCTGGCTTCGGATCCACAACCTCCTGGCCCGGCAGTGCTTGGCAGAATTCCTGGGCGTGTTTGTGCTTCTG CTCATCACACAGGGGGCTGTGGCTCAGGCTGTCACCAGTGAAGAAACCAAAGGCAACTTCTTCACTATGTTTCTGGCTGGTGCCCTGGCTGTGGTGGTAGCCATCTACGTGGGTGGCAATGTTTCAG GCGCCCACCTGAATCCGGCCTTCTCCCTGGCCATGTGCCTCCTGGGGCGCATGCCCTGGGCCAAGCTCCCCATCTACTGCTTTGTGCAGCTGCTGTCAGCTTTCTGCGCCTCCGGAGCCACCTATGCGCTCTACTATG ATGCCCTGCAGAACTATACCGGTGGCAACCTGACCGTCACCGGCCCCAAGGAGACGGCCTCTATTTTTGCCACCTACCCAGCCCCGTACCTGTCCCTCAACAACGGCTTCCTGGATcag GTCCTGGGCACCTGGATGCTGATCGTGGGTATCCTGGCCATCCTGGACACACGGAACAAGGGGGTGCCTGCAGGTCTGGAGCCGGTGGTCGTGGGGCTGCTGATCCTGGCCATCGGGCTCTCCATGGGGGTCAACTGTGGGTTCCCGCTGAACCCAGCCCGGGACCTGGGCCCTCGGCTCTTCACCTATGTGGCTGGCTGGGGCCCTGAGGTCTTCAG TGCTGGTAACGGCTGGTGGTGGGTGCCTGTGGTAGCCCCTCTGGTGGGGGCCACGCTTGGCACAGCCACGTACCAGCTGCTGGTGGCTGTGCACCACCCCGAGGACTCGGCGCCGAATCCGGATGTCGAGTTTGTGGAACGCAAAGGCTCAGGCTTAAAGACGCCGGCCCTCACTTAG
- the ATP8B2 gene encoding phospholipid-transporting ATPase ID isoform X2, with translation MALCAKQRPPEEERRARANDREYNEKFQYASNCIKTSKYNVLTFLPVNLFEQFQEVANTYFLFLLILQLIPQISSLSWFTTIVPLVLVLTITAVKDATDDYFRHKSDNQVNNRQSQVLINGILQQEQWMNVCVGDIIKLENNQFVAADLLLLSSSEPHGLCYIETAELDGETNTKVRQAIPVTSELGDLSKLAKFDGEVICEPPNNKLDKFSGTLYWKENKFPLSSQNLLLRGCVLRNTEWCFGLVVFAGPDTKLMQNSGRTKFKRTSIDRLMNTLVLWIFGFLVCMGVILAIGNAIWEHEVGARFQVYLPWDEAVDSAFFSGFLSFWSYIIILNTVVPISLYVSVEVIRLGHSYFINWDKKMFCMKKRTPAEARTTTLNEELGQVEYIFSDKTGTLTQNIMVFNKCSIHGRSYGDVFDVLGHKAELGERPEPVDFSFNPLADKKFLFWDPTLLEAVKMGDPHTHEFFRLLSLCHTVMSEEKSEGELYYKAQSPDEGALVTAARNFGFVFRSRTPKTITVHELGTAITYQLLAILDFNNIRKRMSVIVRNPEGKIRLYCKGADTILLDRLQPSSPDLLNTTSDHLNEYAGEGLRTLLLAYKDLDEEYYEEWAERRLQASLAQDCREDRLARVYEEVESDMVLLGATAIEDKLQQGVPETIALLTLANIKIWVLTGDKQETAVNIGYSCKMLTDDMAEVFVVSGHTVLEVRAELRKAREKMMDSSRPVGNGFSYQEQLSASKLTSVLEAVAGEYALVINGHSLAHALEADMELEFLETACACKAVICCRVTPLQKAQVVELVKKYKKAVTLAIGDGANDVSMIKTAHIGVGISGQEGIQAVLASDYSFSQFKFLQRLLLVHGRWSYLRMCKFLCYFFYKNFAFTMVHFWFGFFCGFSAQTVYDQYFITLYNIVYTSLPVLAMGVFDQDVPEQRSMEYPKLYEPGQLNLLFNKREFFICIAQGIYTSVLMFFIPYGVFAEATRDDGTQLADYQSFAVTVATSLVIVVSVQIGLDTGYWTAINHFFIWGSLAVYFAILFAMHSNGLFGMFPNQFRFVGNAQNTLAQPTVWLTIALTTAVCILPVVAFRFLRLSLKPDLSDTVRYTQLVRKKQKAQHRCLRRGGRGGSRRSGYAFSHQEGFGELIMSGKNMRLSSLALSSFTARSSSSWIESLRRKKSDSASSPGPGPGTGADRPLKA, from the exons ATGgcactgtgtgcaaagcagcgTCCCCCAG AAGAAGAAAGGCGGGCTCGGGCCAATGACCGGGAGTACAATGAGAAATTCCAGTACGCG AGTAACTGCATCAAGACCTCCAAGTACAATGTTCTCACCTTCCTGCCTGTCAACCTCTTCGAGCAGTTCCAGGAAGTCGCCAATACCTACTTCCTGTTCCTTCTCATTCTGCAG CTGATCCCCCAGATCTCGTCCCTGTCCTGGTTCACCACCATCGTGCCTTTGGTTCTTGTCCTCACCATCACAGCTGTTAAAGATGCCACCGATGACTAT TTCCGCCACAAGAGTGATAACCAGGTGAACAACCGCCAGTCCCAGGTGCTGATTAACGGCAT tcTGCAGCAGGAGCAGTGGATGAACGTCTGTGTCGGTGACATCATCAAGCTCGAGAATAACCAGTTTGTGGCG GCGGACCTCCTGCTCCTCTCCAGCAGCGAGCCCCACGGGCTGTGCTACATCGAGACCGCGGAGCTCGATGG AGAGACCAACACAAAAGTGCGCCAGGCAATCCCTGTCACCTCGGAGCTGGGGGACCTCAGTAAGCTCGCCAAGTTTGACG GTGAGGTGATCTGCGAACCCCCCAACAACAAGCTGGACAAGTTCAGCGGCACCCTGTACTGGAAGGAGAACAAGTTCCCGCTGAGCAGCCAGAACCTGCTGCTGCGGGGCTGCGTGCTGCGCAACACGGAGTGGTGCTTCGGGCTGGTGGTCTTTGCGG GCCCTGACACGAAGCTGATGCAAAACAGTGGCCGGACGAAGTTCAAGAGAACCAGTATCGATCGCCTCATGAATACATTGGTGCTCTGG ATTTTCGGGTTCCTTGTCTGCATGGGCGTGATCCTGGCCATCGGCAATGCTATCTGGGAGCACGAGGTGGGGGCGCGCTTCCAGGTGTACCTGCCCTGGGACGAGGCGGTGGACAGCGCCTTCTTCTCGGGCTTCCTCTCCTTCTGGTCGTACATCATCATCCTCAACACCGTGGTGCCCATATCGCTCTACGTCAG TGTGGAGGTCATCCGCCTGGGCCACAGCTACTTCATCAACTGGGACAAGAAGATGTTCTGCATGAAGAAGCGGACGCCGGCGGAGGCCCGCACCACCACCCTGAACGAGGAGCTGGGCCAGGTGGAGTACATCTTCTCGGACAAGACGGGCACGCTCACGCAGAACATCATGGTCTTCAACAAGTGCTCCATCCACGGCCGCAGCTACG GTGACGTGTTCGATGTCCTGGGGCACAAAGCTGAGCTGGGAGAG AGGCCTGAGCCCGTCGACTTCTCCTTCAACCCCCTGGCGGACAAGAAGTTCTTGTTCTGGGACCCCACGCTCCTAGAAGCGGTCAAGATGGGGGACCCCCACACGCACGAATTCTTCcggctcctgtctctgtgtcacACGGTGATGTCAGAGGAGAAGAGCGAGG GGGAACTGTACTACAAAGCCCAGTCCCCAGATGAGGGGGCGCTGGTCACCGCAGCCAGGAACTTCGGTTTTGTCTTCCGTTCTCGGACCCCCAAAACCATCACTGTGCACGAGCTGGGCACGGCCATCACTTACCAGCTGCTGGCCATCCTGGACTTCAACAATATCCGCAAGCGGATGTCTGTCATCG TGCGGAACCCGGAGGGGAAGATTCGTCTCTACTGCAAAGGGGCCGACACGATCCTGCTGGACAGGCTGCAGCCCTCCAGCCCCGACCTCCTCAACACCACTTCTGACCACCTGAAT GAGTACGCTGGGGAAGGGCTGAGGACGCTGCTGCTGGCCTACAAGGATCTGGACGAGGAGTACTACGAGGAGTGGGCCGAGCGCCGGCTCCAGGCCAGCCTGGCCCAGGACTGCCGCGAGGACAGGCTGGCCAGAGTGTACGAGGAGGTGGAGAGCGACATGGTG CTGCTGGGTGCCACGGCCATCGAGGACAAGCTCCAGCAGGGGGTCCCAGAGACCATCGCCCTCCTGACGCTGGCCAACATCAAGATCTGGGTGCTGACCGGGGACAAGCAAG AGACGGCCGTGAACATCGGCTACTCCTGCAAGATGCTGACGGACGACATGGCCGAGGTGTTCGTCGTCTCGGGCCACACCGTCCTGGAAGTGCGGGCTGAGCTCAG GAAGGCCCGGGAGAAGATGATGGACTCGTCCCGCCCTGTGGGCAATGGCTTCAGCTACCAGGAGCAGCTCTCCGCCTCCAAGCTCACGTCGGTCCTGGAGGCCGTGGCCGGGGAGTATGCCCTGGTCATCAACGGCCACAGCCTG GCGCACGCGCTGGAGGCCGACATGGAGCTGGAGTTCCTGGAGACGGCGTGTGCCTGCAAAGCCGTCATCTGCTGCCGGGTGACGCCCCTGCAGAAGGCGCAGGTGGTGGAGCTGGTGAAGAAGTACAAGAAGGCTGTGACGCTGGCCATCGGGGACGGCGCCAATGATGTCAGCATGATCAAGA CGGCCCACATTGGGGTGGGCATCAGCGGCCAGGAGGGGATCCAGGCCGTTCTGGCCTCCGACTACTCCTTCTCCCAGTTCAAGTTCCTGCAGCGCCTCCTGCTGGTGCACGGGCGCTGGTCCTACCTGCGCATGTGCAAGTTCCTCTGCTACTTCTTCTACAAGAACTTCGCCTTCACCATGGTCCACTTCTGGTTCGGCTTCTTCTGTGGCTTCTCAGCCCAG ACCGTCTACGATCAGTACTTCATCACCCTTTATAATATCGTCTAcacctccctccctgtcctggcTATGGGGGTCTTCGATCAG GATGTCCCGGAGCAGCGGAGCATGGAGTACCCGAAGCTCTACGAGCCGGGGCAGCTGAACCTGCTCTTCAACAAGCGCGAGTTCTTCATCTGCATCGCCCAGGGCATCTACACGTCGGTGCTCATGTTCTTTATCCCCTACGGCGTCTTTGCCGAGGCCACACGGGACGACGGCACCCAGCTGGCCGACTACCAGTCCTTTGCCGTCACAGTGGCCACGTCGCTGGTCATCGTGGTCAGCGTGCAG ATCGGGCTGGACACGGGCTACTGGACAGCCATCAACCACTTCTTCATCTGGGGCAGCCTCGCCGTCTACTTCGCCATCCTCTTCGCCATGCACAGCAACGGCCTCTTCGGCATGTTCCCCAACCAGTTCCGCTTTGTGG GTAACGCGCAGAACACGCTGGCGCAGCCCACCGTGTGGCTCACCATCGCGCTCACCACGGCCGTCTGCATCCTGCCCGTGGTCGCCTTTCGCTTCCTCCGGCTCAGCCTGAAGCCCGACCTCTCGGACACA GTCCGCTACACGCAGCTGGTCAGGAAGAAGCAGAAGGCCCAGCACCGCTGCCTGCGGAGGGGGGGCCGCGGCGGCTCCCGGCGCTCGGGCTACGCCTTCTCCCACCAGGAGGGCTTTGGGGAGCTCATCATGTCGGGCAAGAACATGCGCCTCAGCTCCCTGGCGCTCTCCAGCTTCACCGCccgctccagctccagctggaTCGAGAGCCTGCGGAGGAAGAAGAGCGACAGCGCCAGCTCcccagggccggggccgggcacGGGGGCCGACAGGCCCCTCAAGGCGTGA